One region of Populus trichocarpa isolate Nisqually-1 chromosome 4, P.trichocarpa_v4.1, whole genome shotgun sequence genomic DNA includes:
- the LOC7479064 gene encoding acetyl-CoA-benzylalcohol acetyltransferase: protein MEVQLISRKLIKPSVQTPPHLQNLNISFLDQLAPSLNVPNIFYYTNNHHVNNIEDLEKSLSEILTLFYPLAGRYIEDNLSVDCNDEGVEFLEAKVDGVDLTQIIQQDPNSNLDLLDHFVPCVTESDTSRLLAIQINKFKCGGLAIGLLTSHRIADIPTISTFINAWATTFRERGISDQVRRPRFDCPFLFPQRDLRLNFRPAPKVQPKIVTKVFVFNKEAIDKLKSKIGGGTDSGVKYHHSRLEVVTALIWKALIGSVKAQHGQLRASSVRQIMTLRGKVSMPLPENACGNMYMPFISRFNANGESNRLELSDIASLLRDAKRKAISDCANAVNSDDVFSMVTKYHKELFEELNKGEVDSFKFSSWCRLGMEEANFGWGKPAWMSAMNFPIDVSILKDDKFGDGIEAWMTLKEIDMLHFQQDPDILALPSSPE from the coding sequence ATGGAGGTTCAGCTCATATCTAGAAAGCTAATAAAACCATCAGTTCAAACTCCTCCTCACCTTCAGAATCTGAACATATCATTTCTCGATCAGCTTGCTCCTTCACTGAATGTACCCAATATTTTCTACTATACTAACAACCACCATGTCAATAACATCGAAGATCTAGAGAAATCTTTGTCCGAAATATTAACCCTCTTTTACCCTCTAGCAGGAAGATACATCGAAGATAATCTCTCAGTTGATTGTAATGATGAAGGGGTGGAGTTCCTGGAAGCCAAAGTTGATGGGGTGGACCTCACACAAATTATCCAACAAGACCCCAATAGCAATCTTGATCTGCTGGATCATTTTGTTCCTTGTGTAACTGAATCAGACACTAGTCGTTTATTAGCCATCCAAATTAACAAGTTTAAGTGTGGAGGTTTAGCGATCGGCTTGCTCACTTCGCACAGGATAGCTGATATACCAACAATCTCCACATTCATCAATGCATGGGCTACAACATTCCGAGAACGTGGGATAAGTGATCAAGTTCGTCGTCCAAGATTTGATTGCCCATTTCTCTTCCCACAAAGAGATTTACGTCTCAATTTTCGACCAGCACCAAAAGTTCAACCTAAGATTGTCACAAAAGTATTTGTGTTTAACAAGGAAGCCATAGACAAGCTGAAATCTAAAATTGGTGGTGGCACCGATTCAGGAGTCAAGTACCATCATTCGCGCTTGGAGGTGGTCACAGCACTTATATGGAAGGCTCTCATTGGTTCAGTTAAAGCACAGCACGGACAGCTGAGAGCATCTTCAGTGCGCCAGATAATGACGTTGAGAGGAAAGGTGAGTATGCCTTTACCAGAAAATGCTTGTGGGAACATGTATATGCCTTTCATTTCTAGATTCAATGCAAATGGTGAGAGCAATAGGTTAGAGTTAAGTGACATTGCGAGTCTGCTGAGGGATGCTAAGAGGAAAGCCATTTCAGATTGCGCAAATGCAGTAAACAGCGACGATGTGTTTTCAATGGTAACTAAGTACCATAAAGAGTTGTTTGAAGAATTGAACAAGGGGGAAGTAGATTCATTCAAGTTCTCAAGCTGGTGTAGGCTGGGTATGGAGGAAGCAAACTTTGGCTGGGGAAAGCCTGCATGGATGAGTGCAATGAATTTTCCTATAGATGTTAGTATTCTGAAGGACGACAAATTTGGAGATGGAATTGAGGCATGGATGACCTTAAAGGAAATTGATATGCTTCACTTCCAACAAGATCCGGACATCTTGGCCTTGCCTTCCTCACCAGAGTAG
- the LOC7479065 gene encoding cytochrome P450 716B1 has protein sequence MMTQVFLFLLVFLLSVYLLLTKNASKRLPPGSLGLPIIGQSLSFLSAMRKNTAEEWLQDRIRKYGPISKMSILGAPTLFIHGQAANKFVFSCDSNTLDSQQPSSISRVCGKRNIMELSGHDHKRVRGALLSFLKPEILKQYVSKMDEEIRKHLEMHWHGKKTVLAMPSIKTLTFNIMSSLIIGIEQSAKRDMLLHLFQQLMEGIVSVPFNFPFTRFNRSLQTSGKIRQILEDLIREKRAALEHGTAFPQQDLITTLLSLRNEENSAVLTDGEIIDNAIVIMIAGYDTSSVLLSLLIRLLADDPSIYASILQEQAEISKNKASGELLTWDDLTRMKHTWSVALETLRMTPPVFSMFRKVLKDIEYEGYLIPKGWQVMLSTSMTHMDDSIFPHASRFDPERFQNKASVPPYSFLSFGGGARICPGYEFARLETLITIHYLVNRFIWKLCHPGISFSREPFPLFKDGLEIEIEPRTPL, from the exons ATGATGACTCAAGTGTTCCTTTTCTTGcttgttttccttctctctgTCTACCTTCTCCTCACCAAAAATGCTTCCAAAAGGCTTCCACCAGGTTCTCTGGGTCTTCCCATCATAGGTCAAAGCCTCAGCTTCCTAAGTGCCATGCGCAAAAACACAGCAGAAGAATGGCTGCAGGATAGAATAAGAAAATATGGCCCTATTTCGAAAATGAGCATCCTTGGGGCCCCTACTCTGTTCATTCATGGACAGGCAGCAAACAAGTTCGTCTTCAGTTGCGACAGCAACACTCTAGACAGTCAGCAGCCATCGTCGATAAGTAGGGTTTGCGGTAAGAGGAATATCATGGAACTAAGTGGCCATGACCATAAGCGCGTAAGGGGAGCACTCTTATCTTTCTTAAAGCCTGAAATTCTAAAGCAATATGTTAGTAAGATGGATGAAGAGATTAGAAAGCATTTGGAGATGCATTGGCACGGCAAGAAAACGGTTTTG GCAATGCCATCGATTAAGACCCTCACCTTCAATATTATGAGCTCGCTCATTATTGGGATAGAGCAAAGTGCAAAAAGAGACATGCTCCTACACCTCTTCCAACAACTGATGGAGGGTATTGTATCAGTACCATTCAATTTTCCCTTCACACGATTCAATCGAAGCCTCCAAACAAGTGGGAAAATCAGACAGATTTTAGAGGATCTTATCCGAGAAAAAAGAGCTGCATTGGAGCATGGAACTGCCTTTCCTCAACAAGATCTTATCACGACCTTGCTTAGTCTCCGAAACGAGGAGAATTCAGCAGTATTAACTGATGGGGAAATTATAGATAATGCAATCGTGATAATGATAGCAGGCTATGACACCTCCTCCGTCCTCCTCAGTTTGTTGATCAGGCTTTTAGCCGATGATCCATCTATTTATGCCAGCATTCTTCAAG AACAAGCAGAGATTTCCAAGAATAAAGCCTCTGGGGAGCTTTTAACATGGGATGATCTCACAAGAATGAAACACACATGGAGTGTAGCATTGGAGACCCTAAGGATGACCCCTCCTGTATTTTCTATGTTCAGGAAGGTTCTCAAAGATATTGAATATGAAGGGTACCTGATTCCCAAAGGATGGCAG GTAATGTTGTCGACCAGCATGACACATATGGATGACAGTATCTTCCCACATGCATCAAGATTTGATCCAGAACGTTTCCAGAATAAAGCATCAGTCCCGCCGTATAGTTTTTTATCATTCGGGGGAGGAGCACGCATATGTCCTGGATATGAATTTGCAAGACTTGAAACTCTGATCACAATACATTACCTGGTGAACAGGTTCATTTGGAAGCTCTGTCACCCTGGCATATCTTTTTCAAGAGAACCATTTCCACTCTTCAAGGATGGACTGGAGATAGAAATTGAGCCAAGGACCCCTCTGTGA
- the LOC127905233 gene encoding cytochrome P450 716B1-like — protein sequence MMTQVFLFLLVFLLSVYLLLTKNASKRLPPGSLGLPIIGQSLSFLSAMRKNTAEEWLQDRIRKYGPISKMSILGAPTLFIHGQAANKFVFSCDSNTLDSQQPSSISRVCGERNILELSGHDHKRVRGALLSFLKPEVLKQYVSKMDEEIRKHFEMHWHGKKTVLAMPSIKTLTFNIMSSLIIGIEQSAKRDMLLQLFQQLMEGILSVPFNFPFTRFNRSLQTSGKIRQILEDLIREKRAALEHGTAFPQQDLITTLLSLRNEENSAVLTDGEIIDNAIVIMIAGYDTSSVLLSLLIRLLADDPSIYASILQEQAEISKNKASGELLTWDDLTRMKHTWSVALETLRMTPPVFSMFRKVLKDIEYEGYLIPKGWQVMLSTSMTHMDDSIFPHASRFDPERFQNKASVPPYSFLSFGGGARICPGYEFARLETLITIHYLVNRFIWKLCHPGISFSREPFPLFKDGLEIEIEPRTPL from the exons ATGATGACTCAAGTGTTCCTTTTCTTGcttgttttccttctctctgTCTACCTTCTCCTCACCAAAAATGCTTCCAAAAGGCTTCCACCAGGTTCTCTGGGTCTTCCCATCATAGGTCAAAGCCTCAGCTTCCTAAGTGCCATGCGCAAAAACACAGCAGAAGAATGGCTGCAGGATAGAATAAGAAAATATGGCCCTATTTCGAAAATGAGCATCCTTGGGGCCCCTACTCTGTTCATTCATGGACAGGCAGCAAACAAGTTCGTCTTCAGTTGCGACAGCAACACTCTAGACAGTCAGCAGCCATCGTCGATAAGTAGGGTTTGCGGTGAGAGGAATATCCTGGAACTAAGTGGCCATGACCATAAGCGCGTAAGGGGAGCACTCTTATCTTTCTTAAAGCCTGAAGTTCTAAAGCAATATGTTAGTAAGATGGATGAAGAGATTAGAAAGCATTTCGAGATGCATTGGCACGGCAAGAAAACGGTTTTG GCAATGCCATCGATTAAGACCCTCACCTTCAATATTATGAGCTCGCTCATTATTGGGATAGAGCAAAGTGCAAAAAGAGACATGCTCCTACAGCTCTTCCAACAACTGATGGAGGGTATTCTATCAGTACCATTTAATTTTCCCTTCACACGATTCAATCGAAGCCTCCAAACAAGTGGGAAAATCAGACAGATTTTAGAGGATCTTATCCGAGAAAAAAGAGCTGCATTGGAGCATGGAACTGCCTTTCCTCAACAAGATCTTATCACGACCTTGCTTAGTCTCCGAAACGAGGAGAATTCAGCAGTATTAACTGATGGGGAAATTATAGATAATGCAATCGTGATAATGATAGCAGGCTATGACACCTCCTCCGTCCTCCTCAGTTTGTTGATCAGGCTTTTAGCCGATGATCCATCTATTTATGCCAGCATTCTTCAAG AACAAGCAGAGATTTCCAAGAATAAAGCCTCTGGGGAGCTTTTAACATGGGATGATCTCACAAGAATGAAACACACATGGAGTGTAGCATTGGAGACCTTAAGGATGACCCCTCCTGTATTTTCTATGTTCAGGAAGGTTCTCAAAGATATTGAATATGAAGGGTACCTGATTCCCAAAGGATGGCAG GTAATGTTGTCGACCAGCATGACACATATGGATGACAGTATCTTCCCACATGCATCAAGATTTGATCCAGAACGTTTCCAGAATAAAGCATCAGTCCCGCCGTATAGTTTTTTATCATTCGGGGGAGGAGCACGCATATGTCCTGGATATGAATTTGCAAGACTTGAAACTCTGATCACAATACATTACCTGGTGAACAGGTTCATTTGGAAGCTCTGTCACCCTGGCATTTCTTTTTCAAGAGAACCATTTCCACTCTTCAAGGATGGACTGGAGATAGAAATTGAGCCAAGGACCCCTCTGTGA
- the LOC7458539 gene encoding cytochrome P450 716B1: MDPAMIFFLLLLLLPLYLLLSHKRPKGLPPGSLGLPIVGQSLSFLRAMRENTAEQWLQNRIDKYGPIWKMSLFGKPTVFLCGQAANKFIYTCDGTKLASQKPLSVRRICGDKNILELSGHEHKRVRGALVSFLKPEALRQYVGKMDERVRKHLEMHWHGKQKVSAMPLMKILTFNIMSSLIMGIEEGAKRDMLVGLFQQLIKGSLSVPINFPFTRFSRSLQASRKIRMILADLIRERRAAQKEQTAFPQQDLITTLLNLRNEDSSAALSDEEIVDNAITIMIAGHDTISVLLTTLIRHLANDQAVYAGIAQEQEDVAKSRASGELLTWDDLARMKYTWRVALECLRMFPPVFNSFRKVLEDLEYKGYLIPKGWQVTWAASMTHMDESLFPDPTKFDPNHFDTKIPPYSFVAFGGGARICPGYEFARLETLITIHHLVNRFTWKLRCPDISFSRDPMPTFKDGLEIEIVPKLSLKVN, encoded by the exons ATGGATCCTGCAATGATTTTCTTCTTGCTTCTTTTACTTCTCCCACTTTACCTTCTCCTGAGCCATAAAAGACCAAAAGGGCTTCCACCAGGTTCTTTGGGATTGCCCATCGTAGGCCAAAGTTTGAGCTTCCTCCGTGCTATGCGCGAAAACACAGCAGAACAATGGCTTCAGAATAGAATAGACAAATATGGCCCCATCTGGAAAATGAGCCTCTTTGGGAAACCGACAGTGTTCCTGTGTGGACAGGCAGCAAACAAGTTCATCTACACTTGTGATGGTACCAAACTTGCCAGTCAGAAACCATTATCGGTAAGGAGGATTTGTGGAGATAAGAATATCCTTGAATTAAGTGGCCATGAGCACAAGCGTGTGAGAGGTGCACTTGTATCGTTCTTAAAGCCTGAAGCGTTGAGGCAATACGTTGGTAAGATGGATGAAAGAGTCAGAAAGCATTTGGAGATGCATTGGCATGGCAAGCAGAAGGTTTCG GCAATGCCATTGATGAAGATCCTTACCTTCAACATTATGAGCTCACTGATAATGGGAATAGAAGAAGGTGCAAAACGTGACATGCTTGTAGGGCTCTTCCAACAACTGATCAAGGGTTCTCTATCCGTACCAATCAATTTTCCCTTCACACGCTTCAGTCGTAGCCTGCAAGCAAGTAGAAAAATAAGGATGATCCTCGCGGATCTTATACGTGAAAGAAGGGCTGCGCAGAAGGAGCAAACTGCCTTTCCTCAACAAGATCTTATCACCACCTTGCTTAATCTCAGAAATGAGGACTCTTCAGCGGCTTTATCTGATGAGGAAATTGTAGATAATGCTATCACTATAATGATAGCAGGACATGACACGATCTCTGTCCTCCTTACCACATTGATTAGACACTTAGCAAATGATCAAGCTGTTTATGCTGGGATTGCTCAAG AACAAGAGGATGTTGCCAAGAGTAGGGCCTCTGGAGAGCTTTTAACATGGGATGATCTTGCAAGAATGAAATACACATGGAGGGTAGCATTGGAATGTCTAAGGATGTTCCCTCCTGTATTTAACTCCTTTAGGAAGGTCCTTGAAGATCTCGAATATAAAGGGTACCTTATTCCCAAAGGATGGCAG GTAACCTGGGCAGCCTCCATGACACACATGGATGAGTCTCTCTTCCCAGATCCAACGAAGTTTGATCCAAACCATTTCGATACAAAAATCCCCCCATATAGTTTTGTTGCATTCGGGGGAGGAGCACGCATATGTCCTGGATATGAATTTGCAAGACTTGAAACTCTGATCACAATACATCACCTGGTGAACAGGTTCACATGGAAGCTCCGTTGCCCAGACATTTCTTTTTCCAGAGATCCAATGCCAACTTTCAAGGATGGACTAGAGATAGAAATTGTCCCAAAGCTCTCTCTCAAAGTCAACTGA
- the LOC7458540 gene encoding acetyl-CoA-benzylalcohol acetyltransferase, whose protein sequence is MEVQLISRKLIKPSVQTPPHLQNLNISFLNQLAPSLYVANIFYYPSHRHEIIKNIDRLEKSLSEILTLFYPLAGRYIKDNLSVDCNDEGVELLEAKVDGVDLTQIVQQDPNTIQINKFKCGGLAIDLRNSHRISDGITISTFINAWATTFREAPKVYSKIVTKVFVINKEAIDKLNSKISGGSDSGVKYHPSRLEVVTALLWKVLIGSAKAQRGHLRASSLLQIMTLRGKDNKFGDGIEAWMNLKEIDMLHFQQDPDMLALTSSQ, encoded by the exons ATGGAGGTTCAGCTCATATCTAGAAAGCTAATAAAACCATCAGTTCAAACTCCTCCTCACCTTCAGAATCTGAACATATCATTTCTCAATCAGCTTGCTCCATCACTGTATGTAGCCAATATTTTCTACTACCCTAGCCACCGCCATGAAATCATCAAAAACATCGACAGGCTAGAGAAATCCTTGTCCGAAATATTAACCCTCTTTTACCCTCTAGCGGGAAGATACATCAAAGATAATCTCTCAGTTGATTGTAATGATGAGGGGGTGGAACTCTTGGAGGCCAAAGTTGATGGAGTAGACCTCACACAAATTGTCCAACAAGATCCCAATA CCATTCAAATTAACAAGTTTAAGTGTGGAGGTTTAGCGATTGACTTGCGCAATTCGCACAGGATATCTGATGGAATTACAATCTCGACATTCATCAATGCATGGGCTACAACATTCCGAGAAG CACCAAAAGTCTATTCGAAGATTGTCACAAAAGTATTTGTGATTAACAAGGAAGCCATAGACAAGCTGAATTCTAAAATTAGTGGTGGTAGCGATTCAGGGGTCAAGTACCATCCGTCGCGCTTGGAGGTGGTCACAGCACTTTTATGGAAGGTTCTCATTGGTTCGGCTAAAGCACAGCGCGGACACCTGAGGGCATCTTCACTTCTTCAGATAATGACTTTGAGAGGAAAG GACAACAAATTTGGAGATGGAATTGAGGCATGGATGAACTTAAAGGAAATTGATATGCTTCACTTCCAACAAGATCCGGACATGTTGGCCTTGACCTCCTCACAGTAG
- the LOC7479066 gene encoding pentatricopeptide repeat-containing protein At1g61870, mitochondrial, with protein sequence MALFARLRLQSILPLRRLHHHHLNFSTSPLSSISKTRVALSRLKTETNPEKILEICRSASLTPEANIDRITFSVAIDKLAKSNNFSYIDELLTELRTSRPDLRTEQFAAHSIVLFGKAGMIDHAIRLFKEYHEKNQNGVVLSSGSVKLLNSLLYSCILAKKYNEVKRVFVDFTKSFKIEPNLDTYNTIIQAFSEGGSSSSCYSILNEMDKKGVKPNTTTIGNLITGFYKEEKYEDVGKVLKMMEEDYGTKAGIDIYNIRIRSLCKLKRSKEAEALLGGCIARGVKPKAVTYRYLIFGFCKEGDLEGAKSLFKSMVNRGCKPDYYCYATLVCFLSKGRDFESAYRICKESMEKKLVPNSSTMKMLVEGLASSGNVEKAKELIGEIKEKFSKNVELWNEVEAGLPQ encoded by the coding sequence ATGGCACTCTTCGCTCGCCTCCGCCTCCAATCCATACTCCCCCTCCGccgcctccaccaccaccaccttaaCTTCTCCACCTCCCCACTCTCCTCCATATCCAAGACACGCGTGGCCCTCTCCCGCCTAAAAACCGAAACCAACCCTGAAAAAATCCTCGAGATCTGCCGATCCGCTTCCCTAACTCCCGAAGCCAACATCGACAGAATCACTTTCTCAGTCGCCATTGACAAGCTCGCCAAATCCAACAACTTCTCTTACATCGACGAGCTCCTTACTGAACTCCGCACTTCACGCCCTGATCTCCGCACCGAACAATTCGCAGCTCATTCCATCGTCCTCTTCGGAAAAGCTGGTATGATCGATCATGCAATTCGGCTTTTTAAGGAATATCACGAGAAGAATCAAAATGGCGTCGTTTTATCTTCTGGATCagtgaaattattaaattctttgCTTTATTCGTGTATTTTAGcgaaaaaatataatgaagtgAAAagggtttttgttgattttactaaGAGTTTTAAAATCGAGCCGAATTTGGATACTTATAATACAATAATTCAGGCTTTTAGTGAGGGTGGGAGTTCGAGTTCGTGTTATTCGATTTTGAATGAGATGGATAAGAAGGGAGTGAAGCCGAATACGACGACAATTGGGAATTTGATTACTGGGTTTTATAAGGAAGAGAAGTATGAGGATGTAGGGAAAGTATTGAAAATGATGGAGGAGGATTATGGGACAAAAGCTGGgattgatatttataatattaggaTTCGGAGTTTGTGTAAACTTAAGAGGTCGAAAGAAGCGGAGGCATTGCTAGGAGGGTGTATAGCGAGAGGAGTGAAGCCGAAAGCGGTCACTTATAGGTAtttgatttttgggttttgtaAGGAAGGTGATTTGGAGGGAGCTAAGAGTTTGTTTAAGAGTATGGTGAATAGAGGGTGTAAACCGGATTATTATTGTTATGCCACTCTGGTTTGCTTTTTAAGTAAAGGCAGGGATTTTGAGTCGGCGTATAGGATTTGTAAGGAGAGTATGGAGAAGAAGTTGGTGCCAAATTCTTCAACTATGAAGATGTTAGTGGAAGGACTTGCGAGTAGCGGGAATGTGGAGAAGGCTAAAGAGCTTATTggagaaataaaagagaagttTTCGAAGAATGTTGAGTTGTGGAATGAGGTCGAAGCGGGGTTGCCGCAGTAG
- the LOC7479067 gene encoding tobamovirus multiplication protein 1, with amino-acid sequence MGRIIKMPVELPAMEIGAMVGDWWEEINESTQWQDGIFYALCGAYALVSAVALIQLIRIELRVPEYGWTTQKVFHLMNFIVNGVRAIVFGFHKQVFTMNPQALVLVLLDLPGLLFFSTYTLLVLFWAEIYHQARSLPTDKLRVVYISVNVAMYFVQVCIWVYLWVDDNSIVELIGKIFIAVVSILAALGFLVYGGRLFFMLRRFPIESKGRRKKLHEVGSVTAICFTCFLIRCFVVFLSAFDADASLDVLDHPVLNLIYYMLVEILPSALVLFILRKLPPKRISAQYHPIR; translated from the exons ATGGGAAGGATAATTAAAATGCCGGTGGAGTTACCGGCGATGGAGATTGGAGCTATGGTCGGCGACTGGTGGGAAGAGATCAACGAGTCGACTCAATGGCAAGACGGAATTTTCTACGCTCTCTGTGGCGCTTACGCTCTTGTTTCCGCTGTTGCTTTG ATTCAATTAATAAGGATTGAATTGAGAGTGCCGGAGTACGGATGGACGACGCAGAAAGTTTTTCATCTCATGAATTTTATCGTTAATGgag TGAGGGCGATTGTATTTGGATTTCATAAGCAAGTATTTACTATGAATCCTCAG GCATTGGTGTTGGTATTATTGGATCTACCAGGGCTCCTGTTCTTTTCGACGTATACTCTTCTTGTTCTATTTTGGGCTGAGATATATCATCAG GCGAGAAGTTTGCCGACGGATAAGCTTAGGGTTGTTTATATTTCAGTCAATGTTGCAATGTACTTCGTTCAG GTTTGCATCTGGGTGTACCTTTGGGTAGACGACAACAGCATTGTGGAATTAATTGGAAAGATATTTATTGCAG ttGTGTCAATCTTAGCTGCATTAGGTTTCTTGGTGTATGGGGGAAG ATTATTTTTCATGCTCAGACGCTTCCCTATTGAATCTAAAGGGAGAAGAAAGAAGCTTCATGAG GTTGGATCAGTCACAGCCATATGCTTCACTTGCTTCCTTATACGATGTTTTGTG GTCTTTCTATCTGCATTTGATGCAGATGCCTCACTTGATGTTCTGGATCATCCAGTTTTGAACTTGATCTATTACATG CTCGTCGAGATTCTACCGTCAGCTCTAGTGCTCTTCATCCTGCGGAAGTTGCCTCCAAAGAGAATATCAGCACAATATCACCCAATTCGTTAG